The following coding sequences lie in one Silvanigrella aquatica genomic window:
- the metK gene encoding methionine adenosyltransferase: protein MFQRSLSLYSSSPEITYFTSESVSEGHPDKVADQISDGILDELLTFDPKARVACEALCKTGLVVVAGEITLNPETVHANEAKLNRKIKSYSDIARNVIKEIGYDDPNNGFEYRSCGVIVAVDQQSPDIAQGVNEGEGLHKEQGAGDQGMMFGYATNETPEFMPATLQYAHSILRNLSKARKEGSVNWLRPDAKSQVTVEYHNGKMKRIDTVVVSTMHTDDVNQETIRSFVIENIIKKTIPANLLDSNTKYHINPTGKFVIGGPQGDCGLTGRKIIVDTYGGHGAHGGGAFSGKDPSKVDRSAAYMGRYIAKNIVAAGLADKALVQIAYAIGVAQPVSVNVNTYGTEKVNRVKIENAVQKVFNMTPAGIVKTFDLLNPKANGFNYHETASYGHFGRSHFPWEKLDKVEELKKHV, encoded by the coding sequence ATGTTTCAACGCTCGCTCTCTCTTTATTCCTCTTCACCAGAAATTACATATTTTACATCGGAAAGCGTCAGCGAAGGACATCCCGATAAAGTTGCCGATCAAATTTCTGATGGAATTCTCGATGAACTCTTAACTTTCGATCCCAAAGCACGCGTTGCTTGTGAAGCACTTTGCAAAACAGGATTGGTTGTTGTTGCTGGAGAAATTACTTTAAATCCAGAAACAGTTCATGCAAACGAAGCAAAATTAAATCGTAAAATAAAAAGTTATTCTGACATCGCACGCAATGTCATTAAAGAAATTGGCTACGACGATCCCAACAATGGATTTGAATACAGAAGCTGTGGCGTCATTGTTGCTGTCGATCAACAATCTCCCGACATTGCACAAGGTGTAAATGAAGGCGAAGGTTTACATAAAGAACAAGGCGCCGGCGACCAAGGTATGATGTTTGGTTATGCTACTAACGAAACACCAGAATTTATGCCTGCTACTTTACAATATGCCCATTCTATTTTGCGGAATTTATCTAAAGCACGCAAAGAAGGCAGTGTAAATTGGTTACGTCCTGATGCCAAATCTCAAGTGACTGTTGAATATCACAATGGTAAAATGAAAAGAATTGATACCGTTGTTGTCAGTACAATGCACACCGATGACGTCAACCAAGAAACAATTCGCAGTTTCGTTATTGAAAATATAATTAAAAAAACAATTCCTGCAAATTTACTTGATTCCAATACTAAGTATCATATTAATCCTACTGGAAAGTTTGTTATCGGTGGGCCACAAGGTGACTGCGGCTTAACTGGTCGTAAAATTATTGTTGATACCTACGGCGGACACGGCGCTCACGGCGGCGGTGCTTTTTCAGGAAAAGATCCTTCCAAAGTGGACCGTTCTGCTGCTTATATGGGTCGTTATATTGCAAAAAATATTGTTGCCGCAGGCTTAGCTGACAAAGCTCTTGTACAAATTGCTTATGCTATTGGTGTGGCGCAACCTGTCAGCGTAAATGTAAATACCTATGGCACTGAAAAAGTAAACCGCGTTAAAATTGAAAATGCGGTGCAGAAAGTATTTAATATGACTCCCGCAGGCATTGTAAAAACATTCGATCTTTTAAATCCTAAAGCCAACGGCTTCAATTACCACGAAACCGCTTCCTATGGTCACTTTGGCCGCAGCCACTTCCCATGGGAAAAGCTCGACAAAGTAGAAGAACTTAAAAAACATGTTTAA